One Fictibacillus halophilus genomic window, GATTTCAAAATTGGGTGAAACAGTTTCTTTTACTTCTACATCATAAGCACTGGCCATTCCAATTTCCTTAACTATGTTAGCATATATATCAGCTAGGCCAGCTGAACCTAGAACAAAATGATGATGATGAGAAGTTGTTGCCATCTCTTTTAGTAAAGAGTTAGGACCACTTTGGTCTGGATTATCATTTGCTCCTAACAATGCAATCGTGTAGAACACTATACCTGCATCCTTAGCAGCTTGCGCTTGCTGTTTTGCATATTCGTAGCTATTTGCGGCTCCATCAGTTAATAAAACTATTACTGGTTGAGCTTCTTGACGATGACTGGAGAGCATGTTAATTGCTTCTGTAATAGCTCCCCCAGTATTTGTACTTCCACCAGCTTGTATAGTATTTATATAGGATTTTGTTGAAGCAGCATCAGTGTTAAGATTGTACTTTTGAGCAGAATCACTAAAATCCACTATACCTACTTTATGTTGTTTTAAGTCCATTAAATCAATAAACCCTCTAGCCGCATCTTTAGCAGCACTAATTCTATTATCTGCTGTCATACTTCCAGATTTATCAATAACAAGTACAACATCATTTGGTTTTACGACATTTAAAGGAGGCGTCCCTTGGATATTTAACGTTACTTCCATCTCTTCATTCGTGGTTAAAATTGATTTCTCCAATGTTCTGTTTGCTGTTACATAATTGGTACTTGCTTTCACAGAATCAAATACAGGTAATACAGAAGTAAGAACTAATAAGATCGCAAGTAAATATTTTAAAAATTTTTCCATATACTTTCCTCCAAAATAAAACAATAGCAATTGGCTACTATTGTTTTGAAATGCAACCTGGCGATCTTTAAAATAGACCCATGGCTTTGCGTCCCTTTATCACTAAAGGTTTGCCAATTTATTAGGTTGTATAGCCTATTACAAAAGAACTATTTAAATCCCAAAAAAAGTGATCACCTAATTTGATGATCACTTTTTAGTTAAACAGTCAGTCTATGTTGTTATTAACGAAGAAGTTGAAGAACACCTTGTGGTTGTTGGTTAGCTTGAGCTAGCATAGATTGTGCAGCTTGAGAAAGGATGTTGTTCTTCGTGAATTCCATCATTTCTTTAGCCATGTCAACATCACGGATACGAGATTCAGAAGCAGTTAAGTTCTCTGAAGCAGTTCCTAGGTTATTAATTGTATGCTCTAAGCGATTTTGAACAGCTCCTAATCCTGAGCGGAAAGTAGAAACATCATCGATTGCAGTTTGAATCAATGTGATGTTAGCATCCGCTTTAGCTTGGTTAACAGCATCGGTTGCAGTTGGATCCAAGGCATCTGCTAGGCCTGTTTTTAGTGTATCAATTTTTAAAGATCCAGTATCCGAAGCAATTGCAGTCATATCAAATGAGATACTTTGTGTCGCATTAGCTCCAACATGGAATTTTAATGTAGCTGCACTTCCATCTAACAAGTTTTTTCCGTTAAATTGAGTATCATCAGAAATACGTTGTACTTCATCAATTAATGAATCCAACTCTGATTGAATTGCTTTACGGTCTACAGTATTGTCGTTTGTATCGTTAGCTGCTTGAACAGAAAGTTCACGCATACGTTGAAGGATAGAATGTGTTTCATTAAGAGCTCCTTCAGCTGTTTGAATTAAAGAAATCCCGTCTT contains:
- the hag gene encoding flagellin Hag — translated: MRINHNIAALNTHRQLSFNNTNTQKSLEKLSSGLRINRAGDDAAGLAISEKMRGQIRGLDQAQRNAQDGISLIQTAEGALNETHSILQRMRELSVQAANDTNDNTVDRKAIQSELDSLIDEVQRISDDTQFNGKNLLDGSAATLKFHVGANATQSISFDMTAIASDTGSLKIDTLKTGLADALDPTATDAVNQAKADANITLIQTAIDDVSTFRSGLGAVQNRLEHTINNLGTASENLTASESRIRDVDMAKEMMEFTKNNILSQAAQSMLAQANQQPQGVLQLLR